From the genome of Fusibacter sp. A1:
TCATGATGGAAAGACCGTAGCGTCTTACGGTCATCAGTTCCTGATGGTTCATACCAAAAGATCCATCGCCTGTGATCAGCAGCACGGGTTTTTCGGGGTTGCCTACCTTGGCACCAATCGCAGCACCTAGACCATATCCCATCGTTCCAAGACCTCCAGAAGTTAAAAAGCCCTTATCCTGTTTAAAGGAATATGCCTGTGCGGTCCACATCTGATGTTGACCCACATCCGTAACAACGATCGTATCTTCAGGCACCAGTTGGCTGATCATTTTAATCAGCTGCTTTGGATGGTCATCCTTGTCAATTGCCGATTCAGATTCCGACTGAAGCGCTCTTAGTTCTTCAAACCATTCGCCGTGCTTTATTGGTGTCGAATGGGTGATGAGATGGTCTAGCGTGATATTCACATCCCCCAAGACACTAAGCACATGTTCCACATTCTTATCAAATTCGGTTTCGTCAATATCAAGATGAAGTATCGTCGCCTGTGGTGCGAACGAACCCAGTTTACCGATGGACCGGTCACTAAACCTCACACCCACTACAATCAGCAGGTCGCTTAACATTACAGCCTTATTGGCCACTACCGTTCCATGCATTCCTACCATACCCAGCGAGTGGTCGTGTTCCCTATCGATCGTACCGAGGCCCATCAGCGTATTCACCACAGGTATGTTCAATTTTTCTGAAAGCATTTTAATCTTATCCGACACCCCGGCCTGTTTCACTCCACCACCGGTATAGATAAGCGGCCTCTTTGCCTTTGTTATTAGGGCGAGTAACTCCTCTAGGTTTTCAAGAGCTGGAGGATCGATCTTTCGTTTTGCTACCTTAAACTGCTGCTTGCCGCTTATTTTTTCTGTAAAGATATCCTTTGGAATATCTACAAGAACGGGTCCCGGTCTGCCGCTAATGGCAATTTCAATTGCCCTTGTTAAGGTAAAGGCAAGTTTTTCAGCATCTTCTACTAAAAAACTTGCCTTTGTGACTGCTTCACTGATTCCGACTATGTCCACTTCTTGAAAAGAATCTCTACCAAGAAGCGCTCTAGGAACCTGGCCTGTAATGATGAGCATGGGCACCGAATCAAGGTTCGCAGTCGCAAGCCCTGTGATGGTGTTTGTCGCACCAGGACCCGATGTGACAAATACCACACCGAGTTTTCCTGTAGACCTTGCGTACCCGTCAGCCGCATGTACAGCTCCCTGCTCGTGCGCGGTTCTGTAATGGGTGATCCTGCCATCTGTGAATAGTTCGTCGTACAAGGGCATAATCGCTCCACCTGGATAGCCGAATACATCACTTACACCATTTTCAACTAAACAATCCAGTACCACTTTTGATCCGATTTTAGTCATATGCCCTCCCTTAAAAGTCTTTTCCTAATCTTTTTTAATCCAAGACATCATACCTCTTAACTCTTTTCCGACACTGATGATCGGATGAGTTGTCTCTTGATGTCTGATTGTGTTGAACATCGGGCGATTCAGTTTGTTCTCCATCAGCCAGTTTCTTGCAAATGTTCCTTCCTGAATTTCCTTGAGTACCTTTTTCATTTCTTCGCGTGTATCCTCGGTGATGATGCGCTTACCGATCATGTAATCGCCATATTCGGCAGTATCGCTAACACTGCTTCTCATCGCTTCAAATCCACCTTCATAAAACAGATCTACAATCAGCTTTAACTCATGTAAACATTCAAAATATGCTACTTCGGGCTGATACCCCGCACCAGTCAGCGTGTCGAACCCCGCTTTTACAAGTTCAGTCACACCACCGCATAAGACCGCCTGTTCACCAAATAGGTCCGTTTCGGTTTCTTCTTTAAACGTTGTCTCAATTACACCTGCTCTAGTCGATCCGATCCCCTGCGCATACGCGAGGGCCATATCCTTGGCCCTACCAGACGCATCCTGATGCACAGCGATCAGTGCCGGAACACCTCGACCTTCCTGATACTGCCTTCTCACAAGGTGACCAGGACTCTTAGGTGCGACCATGAACACGTCGTTTCCTTTAGGAGCTTCGATCTGATGGTACTGGATATTGAATCCGTGCGCAAAAGCAAGTGCTGCATCCTTTTTTAGGTTGGGTTTGATATGACTGTTATAGACATGACTCTGCTTTGTGTCCGGTACTAGAATCATGACGATATCAGCATCTTTGACCGCATCAGAGACAAGCTCAGCCTTTAGACCGTCAGCCCTTGCCTTCTCAAAGGATGCACTTCCTTCATAAAGACCGACAACAACGTCTACTCCGCTTTCTTTCAAATTGAGTGAATGGGCATGCCCCTGCGATCCATATCCAATGACCGCTACTTTTTTTCCTACTAACAGACCTTCAGCCACATCCGCATCATAATACATTTTTTTCATAACATACCCCTCCCAAAGATTCAATGTTATATACGTCTTCTAGTTTTCTCACATGTTGAATCGCCTTTTTTACCCTACCTTCATTTTCATTCATCGTAATCAGCAGCTTGTACTCATCCGATGAACATTCCTCCATAATCAGCTGATGCACTTTGAACTGCTTACGCTTAAGAGTGTTTACTATTCTTACTATCGCCGAAAGTCCGCTTGTAGCGTGTACTTTTAGTACTATCATTACCTACACTCCTTTTGCCTCTAGTCTAATTAGAAAATGTTATTCCTCAAATCTGATATTTTCGTCTTCGAATGCTTCGCCCATAAAATTACATTTATGACCATGCATATATTCGTACTCCAGTTCTTTTAGTGTTTCTCTTAGCTTTTCCGGTTGTCTTTCAATGGTTCTTGCACTCTCGTTCGTTTGATTTGACATTGTGTTTACCTGTTGGTTTCTCATGGTCATTCTCCTTTTTTAGTTTTAATTTTGGCAATAAAAAAATCCTTTGCGCCTATAAACACTACTAGCATTTATAGGGGCAAAAGATTAACTTTCACGGTACCACCCTAATTCGCGATAAAATCGCCTCTTCAGATCTCTTGATGAAATCTTAGCTTCGATAACGGGAGCAGCCGGCAACATCTACTGTGATTTCAATGCGCAGTTCTGGAGTGAGTTATCTATAAGTCAACCGCATCAGTTTTCACCAACCACTGATTCTCTAGGGCCAAATCAACTTATTTTTTTCTCCGTCAACACTTTTTAAATTTTGTATTGTTCTGAGTATAGGCCTAACAGATTATCCTGTCAACACAGTTTTCAGAATTTGCAAAAGAAAACGTTTCCTCATTTCAAAGACACCCGTCTTTGTACGGACGACAAATTGGATTGCTTCTTTTCAAAAAATAAAAAGCACCTCCCGACTTAATAAGACTTCCAGTCAGAAAATGCCATCAACAATAAAATAGTGCTGTTCATCCTATCTTGCGATACACCCCAGCAGATGGTCGTTTACAATCCCTACCGCTTGCATATAGGCATAACATATCGTCGATCCCATAAATTTGAATCCACGCCGTTTAAGGTCTTTGCTAAGCGCATCGCTTAACGCCGTGGTTGCAGGAACTTCATCGATCGATACGAAGGTATTCAGTATCGGCGATCCGCCTACAAAGCTCCATAAGTATTCGCTGAAAGTTCCAAACTCATCTATCACCTTCTCAAATGCGATCGCGTTATTTCTCACTGAATAGACCTTTAAGCGATTTCTGATAATTCGTGGATCCTGCAGTTTATCATCTAGCTGCTCATCGGTATAGCGTGCACAAAGCTTATGGTCGAACCCGTCAAAAATGGATCTATACCCTTCGCGTCTTCTCAAAATGGTTATCCAAGAAAGTCCTGCCTGGGCACCTTCAAGGCACAACATCTCAAAAAGCTTCTGATCATCGTATAAGGGAACTCCCCATTCCTTGTCGTGATACTCACAGTAGAGCGGATCGGTACCCGCCCAGTCACATCTTATCAGCTTTTTATCTGTCATCGTCGATCCCCTTTCCATGTCCCTTCTGCCTTAATCCTATTATAAGCTAAAAATCACTTAAATGCTTTCCTTATGCCTTTAATTAGCCGATTTCGCTTCTTCTTAAAAGCAGAGGAGCATGCCTTGAAAACCATTGACATAATATTTTGTCAATAATTTAAATAGCAGTTATTGACAAGTTATGAAATTGGGAATATCTTTGTGTTATTGGGTAAAAAAGTGAGGTATAACATGAAAATTGGTATAGACATCGGAAGCACAACCATAAAGCTTGTAGCTCTCGACTTTGAAGACAAAGTGATTTATAAGAATTACATACGGCATAAGTCCCAAGTAGATGAAACGGTCATCTATCTCATCAAAGATTATCTCTCAAAAGGTCATACACAAGATGTGACGCTCTCCGTCACAGGATCGGCAGGTTTAGGATTATCAGAAGCACTGTCCATCCCATTTGTTCAAGAAGTGATCGCAGGTACCAAAGTGGTTCTTGCAAGAAATCCTGAAACCGATGTCGTCATCGAACTAGGTGGAGAAGATCAGAAAATCATTTTCTTAGGCGATTCCGTCGAACAGAGGATGAACGGCGCATGCGCCGGAGGAACAGGGGCGTTTATCGATCAGATGGCTCAACTGCTTAATTTGAATGCCACAGAACTAAATGAACTGGCAAAAAAACACACAAAAATATACCCTATCGCGTCACGCTGCGGGGTTTTTGCTAAAACAGACCTACAAGCCCTACTCAATCAAGGCATCGCCCTAGAGGATCTTGCTGCAAGCATCTTTCAAGCTGTCGTCAATCAAACCATAGCAGGCCTTGCTCAGGGACGGGTTATCGCAGGTAACATTTGCTTTTTAGGCGGACCGCTTACATTTTTGAGCGAGTTACGTGAACGCTTTATCGCGACATTAAACTTAAAAAACGGCGTGCTTCCTGCAGATTCAGAGTTTTATGTAGCCATCGGTGCCGCAATGCTTATTAAGCCGGATTGGGCATTCGATGTAAGGTCGATCATAGAAAAAATCGAATCCAAAGGTCATCGTACAGGGCAAAACAATCGCCTGAACGCACTCTTTGAAACAGAAGAGGAACGGATAGCCTTTAACAAGAGGCATTCTGAGGATTCACTTACCTATGCTTCGCTGAGTGATTTTACAGGCGATGTCGTCATCGGAATAGACGCCGGCTCCACCACCACCAAGTTAGTGGTTATTTCACCGGAAGGTACCTTGTTATACCAAAAGTACATCTACAACGAAGGTAAGGTAATCACACTTATTAAATCCGCCCTACTCGAAGTCTATTCAATGATGGGCGACCGATGCAGGGTCATAAGTTCTGGCGTTACAGGGTATGGCGAATCGCTTATAAAAAAGGCTTTCAATATCGATCTTGGCGAAGTGGAAACACTCGCGCATTACGAAGCAGCCAAGTTTTTCAATAAGGATGTGGATTTTGTTCTCGATATCGGTGGACAAGACATGAAATCCTTTAAAATCAGAAACGGCGTTATCGAATCCATTTTACTGAACGAAGCCTGCTCAAGCGGATGTGGCTCTTTCATCTCCACCTTTGCAAACGGACTTGGCTATGATGTAAGCTCTTTCGCGCAAAGAGGACTTTACGGTACATCACCTGTCGACCTTGGCACAAGATGCACCATATTTATGAACTCCAATGTCAAACAGGCTCAAAAGGAAGGCGCAAGCATCGAGGACTTATCCGCCGGACTTTCCATGAGTGTGATTAAGAACGCCCTTTACAAGGTCATCAGGCTCGATCAAAGGGAGAAACTCGGTGAAAATATCGTTGTTCAAGGGGGTACCTTTTACAACGATTCAGTACTAAGGGCATTTGAGTTGGAGACTGGCACAAATGTAGTCCGACCAAAAATATCCGGATTGATGGGTGCTTTCGGCATCGCACTTTTAGCGCTAAAAGCAAGCAAACGACCTTCGTCAATCAAGTCCAGAATAGAAATCGAAGCCTTGTCGTTCAAATCGACTACCGTCCACTGCAACAAGTGCGAGAACAACTGCTTGCTCTCCATCAGCACCTTCAACAACGGAGACAAAGAAGTCCACGGCCACCGGTGCGAGCGCGGGATAGGCATCACAGAGGTCGGCGATACCTTCAATATGTTCGACTATAAATTGAATCTTATACAGACCTACCGTAAAAGAAATGGCCATCGTGAAACCATCGGCATACCCCTTGTGCTCAACATGTACGAGAACCTTCCCTTCTGGTCGACGTTCTTCCATACACTCGGTTACGGCGTGGTGGCTTCCGAGCCGTCCACAAAGGCTGTTTACGAGATGGGACAATATACGATCCCCAGCGACACGGTGTGTTATCCAGGCAAGCTGATCCATGGGCATATGGAAACACTTTTAAAACAGAAGACCGATTACATCTATTATCCGTGCATGACCTATAATTTCAAAGAAAAAGAACACCCTAAAAACCACTACAACTGCCCTGTGGTCGCTTACTATCCTGAAGTAATCGCCAACAACGTCGATTCGATTTGTCGCTCTACCTATATCACCGATTATATCGGGTTACATGATAAGAAGAGCTTTGTAAGGCAAATGTCCGCCACCTTGAAAAAGATGAACTACAGCGGAAGCAGGCGCGAGGTCGAAAAGGCATATCAGCTTGGAATGAAAGCCTATTTCGAATTCAAGGGTAAAATAATCGATCGAGGTTCTGAGACGCTCGACCACGCCAGGCAGTCAGGAAAAAAAGCCATCGTTTTAGCGGGAAGACCCTATCATATCGATCCAGAGGTCAACCATGGTCTATCTCAGCTGTTAAGCATGATGGGTGTCGTAACACTAACTGAAGACAGCATATCCCATCTGAAAAACCACAAAGATCCCACCGTACTCAACCAGTGGACCTACCACACAAGGTTATATGACGCTGCGAAATTTGTGAGTGAATCAGAGGGTATCAATCTGTCACTCGTGCAACTGGTTTCATTCGGATGCGGGCTTGATGCCATCACCGTGGACGAAACAAAAAAAATACTGGAATCTTCAGGCAAAGTATATACACAAATCAAAATCGATGAAATGAGCAATTTGGGCGCAATTAAAATCAGACTTCGCTCACTGCTTGCAACGATGGAAAGGTAATCAAAATGGCAGAACTAATCTACAACGAACAAGGTCGATTGCTATTTACAGAAGAAATGAAAAACGAATATACCATCCTAGTGCCTCAGATGGCACCTTTTCATTTTGAGTTTTTAGTCGAAGCGCTTCATCAGGAGGGATACAAAGCCACCCTGCTATCCAATTTCAATGACCAGATCAAGCAGCTCGGGGTCAAGTACGTGCATAATGACACATGCTATCCAGCAATACTTGTGATCGGGCAGCTGCTGGACGCGATTATAAACGGGGACCACGACCCTAAAAAAATTGCTGTCATCATGACACAGACCGGTGGCGGATGCAGGGCGAGCAATTATATCCATCTCCTTCGCAGCGCGCTCGAAAAATCCGGTTACGGTTATATTCCGGTAGTTTCGTTAAGCCCCTCAAAAATCGAAAGCAACCCAGGCTTCATGTTGCCGCTTCGCTTTTGGATCAAAGCCTTGTGGAGCGTGTTTTATGGCGACATCCTGCAGCAGCTTTACAACGAAATCAAACCCTACGAAATCAACACGGGATCAGTCGACCGCATGGCATCAGATTGGACAGAGCGGATTGTACAGACCTTCAAGACCGAGCGTATCTATACGTTTAAAAAAGTGCTGAACAACTTAAAAGAACTGATCGCTGATTTTTCGACGATACCACGAAATGAGTCTTCTCTGATCAAAGTGGGTATCGTAGGAGAGATCTATGTCAAATACTCCTCGCTAGGCAACAACAACCTAGAAGATTTTTTAAGGAGCGAGAATGTTGAAGTCGTCATTCCGCCTCTACTTGATTTTGTATTATTCAAATTGGATTACCGCGGTCTCGAAGTAGACCTCTACGGTGGTAAAAAAATAAAAAAGAGGCTTGTTGAGTTCGCAATCTCCATTGTTGAAAACTACCGAAGCAAAATAAACATCCAGCTTAAAAAGCATCACTTCAGGCAGGCGACAAGCTACAAGGAACTAAAAGGATTTGTAAAAGACATCATAGGCTACGGAAACCGAATGGGTGAAGGCTGGCTTTTAACCGCTGAAATGTTCGAACTCATCCATATCGGAGCCCCAAATATCATCTGTACTCAGCCCTTCGGATGCCTACCCAACCATATCTCGGGTAAAGGTGTCGTGAACGCGATAAAAAAACGTCATCCATTCAGCAATATCGTTCCTATCGATTACGATCCTGGCGCTTCCGATGTGAATCAAAAGAACCGAATCAAATTGATGCTTGCGATAGCAAAGGATGAAGTCCATCAACACAGCGAATCCATTGTCTCTGTAAAAGCAAAATAAAAAACAAAATAGAAACCGCATATGCGGTTTCTATTTTGTTTTGGGTTACTATTTTAAAGCTTTGCATCCAGCTTCTATTTCCTTGATTAAGACATCGAACTCGTCCAGCTTGCTATATCGAGAACTCTTTGCAATAGGCAGGAACTCATTTTCTGTTTCCTTAAGATACTTGCTTATCTTTTCATCAGAACCGCAAGCAGGGAGCGACTTGATATTGTCCAGACGGTCTACAAGCTTGATATAGAATGGCGCGTATTTGACGACCAGCTTTTTCATATAGTCTTCAAAGGACTCCCCTTCTTTTTTAGTAAGCAGGAGCACATCCTTTGCGATCTCTTCTGAATACTCCTTTTTCAGGTTGTCATAGGTATAATCGGTATCTTCTAGCACATCATGTAAAAGCGCTGTGATATAGGCTTGTGAGTCACAGTTTTCCAGAACTTGTTTTGCAACTCTCTCCACATGCTCGAAGTAAGGAGTTCCCTCATCCCTAAGTTGACCCTCATGCGCTTTTTTTGAAGAATCGTACGCTTTTATTTCTAACTTTTTCATTTCCGGTTCTTCATTTGACTCTTCTTGAGGTTTTGATTTCTTATTCTGATTTTTATTGTTTTTCATCCAGCACCCTTTTCTTAATCTAATTTAATTATGCTAACTATCGACTTAATTCATGATGTGAAATTTCTTTTTAATTTCTCATATGCTTCCAGAATCTCAATAAAGACCGTTGATTCGCCACCTTTGTCCGGATGGTGCAACTTGGCAAGTTCCTTAAATCGTTTTTTCACATCCTCCGCAGTCGCAGCAGATGACAATCCCAAGGCTTCGAGACTCTCACGCTCAAACAGATCCGTAAGCGGTAGACCATTTTCCTTGTAATACTGGTGATAGATCGCAAAGAAAAGACAGTCGAACACTTCCTTGCGCATCAGATGATCCATCGTTAAGAGCACAGGCAAAGGATATGCGACATCGGAAGCATGTTCATTTGTAGAAAAAAACTCGCTCCAAATCAAATGATCCCCTTCACGCATCGGCCTGTGGCAGAACCGAATAGCAACTTCCTGCTTTTTAAGCTGTCTCAGTTTTCTTATCAGTTCATCACGGTTCATCATAAACACCTATCCTGCATCGTCGTATAGACTTGATTATACACTAAAATCCGTGTTTCGCAGCATCCCCGACTCAATTTTTAAACCCAGTCAAGTCATCAAATTCGATTTTTCTATTGAAATGATTCAGTTCATAGATGGAATTGATGTAATTTAAAATCAAACTGATCTTGTAGTGCAGCAGTGCTTCCGATTTGTAAAACGGTTTCACCTTGTCATTTTTCATAATCGAAAACTCCCAAAGCTCCGCCAAATCTTCCGTATTTGCAACAAGGCTGTACTTTGTAATGACTCCAAGTTTGATAAAATCCTCAGTAAATCCACTGTAGTAATTTCCCTGAGCCCTTTGTCTTTCAAAGGCTTCATCACTGGCATACTGGTCCCTCAGGTACTCCATATCTTTTAATTTTAGCAGTCCTGATGCGCTATAAAGAACATCGCTGTAATAGTCATCGATGACATGCATCATCTCATGGTGCAAGGCGCTTTGAAAAGTACTCAGTTCGCGGTCTTCAATTACAATATAACTCGCATCCCTCGCAAACGCCCTTAGACTAAATCCATACTCGTCAGAACGTATCTCATCCACGACAATGATTTTAAAACCATAGGGATCCGTTTCCCCACTGATGTTCCACTCTAAAAGTTCAGCAAGTGTCCTTGTCATGTGATAGCCGTTTGGCGTCTCATACTTCCTGCAAAAAATCAGGGGTTCTATGATGCCCTGATAGCTACTTAGCACCTCAGCTGCGGCATCGATATAGCTTTGAGCATTTTTTAGCGGTATCATTTCATAATCTTCATCTTCGATTAGCTGCGAGGACACAAATCTGCTGTAATCCAAGCTATCAAAAATAATCGCGACCTCCCAGTCCATATCAAGGTAGAAGTATCGGTTCGCCTCAAGCAAATAGTATACTTCATCCTCACTTATCACAGCACTTTCAACCCGATTATCCTCGCTCAGGTAGCGAGCGAGATACTCTTCATCAAGCTGACGCATCTCATCAGTGGACAATAAAAAGGCATTGCCATCTCCATAAGTTGTCAGTCGTTTGTCCACTACCTGATAGTCGCCACTCGGTTTTTCATAAAGAATCTTATTGAGTACATTCATACTGCCAAGCATCGGCTTAAAATTGACAAATTCGTCCTCAACATACGAATAGATCCGATCGAAATCAGCTTTTGACCGTGACAAGGCAAATTCACCGACAAAATAGTCAATTAGCATACCTGTCATGACATTACTGCTCAATTCGTTTTCTGTTAACATCCTTAAAAGATAAAACCTAGGCGAATTCAGTCTAAATGCTTCGCC
Proteins encoded in this window:
- the ilvC gene encoding ketol-acid reductoisomerase, with the protein product MKKMYYDADVAEGLLVGKKVAVIGYGSQGHAHSLNLKESGVDVVVGLYEGSASFEKARADGLKAELVSDAVKDADIVMILVPDTKQSHVYNSHIKPNLKKDAALAFAHGFNIQYHQIEAPKGNDVFMVAPKSPGHLVRRQYQEGRGVPALIAVHQDASGRAKDMALAYAQGIGSTRAGVIETTFKEETETDLFGEQAVLCGGVTELVKAGFDTLTGAGYQPEVAYFECLHELKLIVDLFYEGGFEAMRSSVSDTAEYGDYMIGKRIITEDTREEMKKVLKEIQEGTFARNWLMENKLNRPMFNTIRHQETTHPIISVGKELRGMMSWIKKD
- a CDS encoding HD domain-containing protein is translated as MKNNKNQNKKSKPQEESNEEPEMKKLEIKAYDSSKKAHEGQLRDEGTPYFEHVERVAKQVLENCDSQAYITALLHDVLEDTDYTYDNLKKEYSEEIAKDVLLLTKKEGESFEDYMKKLVVKYAPFYIKLVDRLDNIKSLPACGSDEKISKYLKETENEFLPIAKSSRYSKLDEFDVLIKEIEAGCKALK
- a CDS encoding 2-hydroxyacyl-CoA dehydratase codes for the protein MAELIYNEQGRLLFTEEMKNEYTILVPQMAPFHFEFLVEALHQEGYKATLLSNFNDQIKQLGVKYVHNDTCYPAILVIGQLLDAIINGDHDPKKIAVIMTQTGGGCRASNYIHLLRSALEKSGYGYIPVVSLSPSKIESNPGFMLPLRFWIKALWSVFYGDILQQLYNEIKPYEINTGSVDRMASDWTERIVQTFKTERIYTFKKVLNNLKELIADFSTIPRNESSLIKVGIVGEIYVKYSSLGNNNLEDFLRSENVEVVIPPLLDFVLFKLDYRGLEVDLYGGKKIKKRLVEFAISIVENYRSKINIQLKKHHFRQATSYKELKGFVKDIIGYGNRMGEGWLLTAEMFELIHIGAPNIICTQPFGCLPNHISGKGVVNAIKKRHPFSNIVPIDYDPGASDVNQKNRIKLMLAIAKDEVHQHSESIVSVKAK
- a CDS encoding DNA-3-methyladenine glycosylase I — encoded protein: MTDKKLIRCDWAGTDPLYCEYHDKEWGVPLYDDQKLFEMLCLEGAQAGLSWITILRRREGYRSIFDGFDHKLCARYTDEQLDDKLQDPRIIRNRLKVYSVRNNAIAFEKVIDEFGTFSEYLWSFVGGSPILNTFVSIDEVPATTALSDALSKDLKRRGFKFMGSTICYAYMQAVGIVNDHLLGCIAR
- a CDS encoding acyl-CoA dehydratase activase-related protein; the encoded protein is MKIGIDIGSTTIKLVALDFEDKVIYKNYIRHKSQVDETVIYLIKDYLSKGHTQDVTLSVTGSAGLGLSEALSIPFVQEVIAGTKVVLARNPETDVVIELGGEDQKIIFLGDSVEQRMNGACAGGTGAFIDQMAQLLNLNATELNELAKKHTKIYPIASRCGVFAKTDLQALLNQGIALEDLAASIFQAVVNQTIAGLAQGRVIAGNICFLGGPLTFLSELRERFIATLNLKNGVLPADSEFYVAIGAAMLIKPDWAFDVRSIIEKIESKGHRTGQNNRLNALFETEEERIAFNKRHSEDSLTYASLSDFTGDVVIGIDAGSTTTKLVVISPEGTLLYQKYIYNEGKVITLIKSALLEVYSMMGDRCRVISSGVTGYGESLIKKAFNIDLGEVETLAHYEAAKFFNKDVDFVLDIGGQDMKSFKIRNGVIESILLNEACSSGCGSFISTFANGLGYDVSSFAQRGLYGTSPVDLGTRCTIFMNSNVKQAQKEGASIEDLSAGLSMSVIKNALYKVIRLDQREKLGENIVVQGGTFYNDSVLRAFELETGTNVVRPKISGLMGAFGIALLALKASKRPSSIKSRIEIEALSFKSTTVHCNKCENNCLLSISTFNNGDKEVHGHRCERGIGITEVGDTFNMFDYKLNLIQTYRKRNGHRETIGIPLVLNMYENLPFWSTFFHTLGYGVVASEPSTKAVYEMGQYTIPSDTVCYPGKLIHGHMETLLKQKTDYIYYPCMTYNFKEKEHPKNHYNCPVVAYYPEVIANNVDSICRSTYITDYIGLHDKKSFVRQMSATLKKMNYSGSRREVEKAYQLGMKAYFEFKGKIIDRGSETLDHARQSGKKAIVLAGRPYHIDPEVNHGLSQLLSMMGVVTLTEDSISHLKNHKDPTVLNQWTYHTRLYDAAKFVSESEGINLSLVQLVSFGCGLDAITVDETKKILESSGKVYTQIKIDEMSNLGAIKIRLRSLLATMER
- a CDS encoding J domain-containing protein; translated protein: MMNRDELIRKLRQLKKQEVAIRFCHRPMREGDHLIWSEFFSTNEHASDVAYPLPVLLTMDHLMRKEVFDCLFFAIYHQYYKENGLPLTDLFERESLEALGLSSAATAEDVKKRFKELAKLHHPDKGGESTVFIEILEAYEKLKRNFTS
- the ilvB gene encoding biosynthetic-type acetolactate synthase large subunit: MTKIGSKVVLDCLVENGVSDVFGYPGGAIMPLYDELFTDGRITHYRTAHEQGAVHAADGYARSTGKLGVVFVTSGPGATNTITGLATANLDSVPMLIITGQVPRALLGRDSFQEVDIVGISEAVTKASFLVEDAEKLAFTLTRAIEIAISGRPGPVLVDIPKDIFTEKISGKQQFKVAKRKIDPPALENLEELLALITKAKRPLIYTGGGVKQAGVSDKIKMLSEKLNIPVVNTLMGLGTIDREHDHSLGMVGMHGTVVANKAVMLSDLLIVVGVRFSDRSIGKLGSFAPQATILHLDIDETEFDKNVEHVLSVLGDVNITLDHLITHSTPIKHGEWFEELRALQSESESAIDKDDHPKQLIKMISQLVPEDTIVVTDVGQHQMWTAQAYSFKQDKGFLTSGGLGTMGYGLGAAIGAKVGNPEKPVLLITGDGSFGMNHQELMTVRRYGLSIMIVLMNNEALGMVRQWQKLFYDKRYTQTCNESPVDYQILASAYGIRSGAIKSVEDLKLIEGRFKKTNEAMFIECKINREHDVYPIVPPGKAIDEYMDVNR